The genome window AGTCTTTGGTGCAGGCGCACACTGGCTTCATTGGGCAAAGTGATGCCGGCCAGGATCAAATGGCTGTCGGTTTGCTCGCGTAAGCGCTGAATAAGTTCGGAATACAATTCACTGCCAACCCCGTGCCCCTGGTGCTCAGGCGATAAATATATGCTGCTCTCAACCGTGTGCCGATAGGCGCTACGCGGTTTCCAGGGACCCGCATAGGCGTAACCGATTATCTGACCGGCATTTTCACAGACTAACCAGGGAAGGTTTTTTTGTCGGGATGCTTCGATTTGTTGAAGCAAGTAATCCGGAGTGACTTTTTGTTCGGCAAAAGTGTGTGTGGTGTTTTCAATGTAATGATTGTAAATGTCGGTTACATCAGAAATGTCTTGTGTGTGTAATTCACGTAACATCAGTTTTTGCGTCCATAGGTTTTGAGTAAGTCGTGTTTTTTTAACAGTGCACGTAACTGGTGATAACTGAGTCCAAGCAGTTTCGCCGCCTGCGCCTGATTGTGTTTACTTTCCTGCATGGCCAGACCGATCATCTGTACTTCGAGTGTGGCAACGGCTTGTTTAAGCGGGGTTTGCAATGCAGTGACATCAATCTGTTCAGTCGGTGAAATGGT of Gammaproteobacteria bacterium contains these proteins:
- a CDS encoding N-acetyltransferase, giving the protein MLRELHTQDISDVTDIYNHYIENTTHTFAEQKVTPDYLLQQIEASRQKNLPWLVCENAGQIIGYAYAGPWKPRSAYRHTVESSIYLSPEHQGHGVGSELYSELIQRLREQTDSHLILAGITLPNEASVRLHQRLGFEKTAHFKEIGYKFGQWLDVGYWTLTLPRPV